The region CCATTGTGGTCGTGGCTATGATCGTCATCACCGTTGTGTGAATGGTCGTCGTCTCCATTGTGATCGTGGCTATGATCATCGTCGCCGTGTGCGTGGTCGTCGTCTCCGTTGTGGTCGTGACCGTCCCCGTTATGATCGTGATCGTGTTCATGACCCAGGCCGTACTCGTCGAGGTTCAACGCGGACTCAGTGTAGCCTGCGGCGTGCCAGTCTGCATAGCCGACGATTGGAAGAAACATGACGAACGCGCCAGTCGCGTACGCCTGTGCCTCTCTGAGCAGCCCCTTCGAGTAGGTGTAGATCAGCAAGAAGACGACCAGCGAGAACGCCACGAAGGCAAACGGCATAATCGAGACGGACCCGCCGTTGACGGCCCAATCGAGGAGGTCGAGAACGCCAAAGAGCAGATGAACGATCGCGGTGAACAGTGCGAGTCCACCGGCGAGAAAGACAGCGTGTTGTCGGTTCATAGGGGTACTAGCCGAACATGATCAAAAGCCGGTTCTGGTTCAGTAGTCGAAAGTCGATCCGCCGGCGGTGGTCGATCTGGCGATGCGGCGAGTGTACGCCTCCAGCCGTTCGCTACCGCCTGAGTTACTGACTGGAATCTCTCTCGAGTCGTCCCTACTCACGGCTCGGTCGATTCGCGCAGTGGCTGACCGTCGATTGCCTCGAGGAGGTCCTCGAACGCCTGATCGACCGTCCGTGCGCGCACGGTTGCTCGGTCGCCGTCGAAGACGTAGCGAGAGGCCGACGAGAACGAGGTTTCGCTGCCCCAGGGACCGGCGTAGGAGACGGCGATGTAGACCGTCCCGACGGGATTTTGCTCGGTTCCGCCGGTCGGTCCTGCGATGCCGGTCGTCGCAACTCCCCACGTTGTGTCCGTGACGTCGCGAACGCCGCGTGCCATCTCGAGCGCGACGGGTTCGGAGACGGCCCCGTGTTCGTCGAGTGCTTCTCGAGAGACGCCGAGGTGGCGACGTTTGGCGTCGTAGGCGTACGTCGTCAGCCCCGAATCGAAGTAATCGCTCGCCCCGGGGACGGCCGTGATCGCGGCCCCAATCAGGCCGCCCGTACAGGATTCGGCGACGGCGAGGGTCTGCTCGCGGTCCCGGAGCGTGTCGGCAATCGCCATCGGTAGCTCACGGT is a window of Natronorubrum sediminis DNA encoding:
- a CDS encoding CinA family protein produces the protein MNDDIDRELPMAIADTLRDREQTLAVAESCTGGLIGAAITAVPGASDYFDSGLTTYAYDAKRRHLGVSREALDEHGAVSEPVALEMARGVRDVTDTTWGVATTGIAGPTGGTEQNPVGTVYIAVSYAGPWGSETSFSSASRYVFDGDRATVRARTVDQAFEDLLEAIDGQPLRESTEP